From Brochothrix thermosphacta DSM 20171 = FSL F6-1036, a single genomic window includes:
- a CDS encoding 6-phospho-beta-glucosidase encodes MTTPFQKGFLWGGAVAANQCEGAYQKDGKGLSLVDLLPDAAHGRWEALADPKLAFEGNYDFYPSHDSIDFYTHYKEDLALMAEMGFKTFRTSISWPRIFPNGDESEPNEAGLAFYDDLFAECVRLGMEPLVTINHFDTPVELMKKYNGWADRCLVAFYVNYSEVIFKRYKDKVKYWLTFNEINMILHLPFFGGGVDVSGADNPKQLTYQAAHHQLVASAKVTKLAHEINPDFKIGCMLAAGQTYPNTCAPEDVWQAVEKNRENNFFIDVQSRGEYPSYSKRFFEDNNIVLDIKVGDLEVLKAHPVDFVSFSYYSSRLTSADPAVNKETEGNVFATLKNPYLKASEWGWQIDPLGLRTTMNEVYDRYQKPLFVVENGLGAVDTPTETGEINDDYRIDYLEAHVREMGEAIKDGVECWGYTPWGCIDLVSAGSGEMKKRYGFIYVDRDNDGVGTLARSKKASFHWYKDVIATNGAKVYKTTEEDA; translated from the coding sequence ATGACAACACCATTTCAAAAAGGTTTTTTATGGGGCGGCGCAGTAGCTGCCAATCAATGTGAAGGTGCCTATCAAAAAGACGGTAAAGGTCTCTCGCTTGTAGATTTATTACCAGATGCGGCACATGGGCGTTGGGAAGCATTAGCTGATCCGAAATTGGCATTTGAAGGTAATTATGATTTTTATCCAAGTCACGACTCGATTGATTTTTATACACATTATAAAGAAGATTTAGCGCTTATGGCAGAAATGGGTTTTAAAACATTTCGAACTTCGATTAGTTGGCCACGTATTTTCCCGAACGGTGACGAATCTGAACCAAATGAAGCAGGCTTAGCTTTTTATGATGATTTGTTTGCCGAATGTGTGCGTTTGGGAATGGAACCATTGGTAACAATCAATCATTTTGATACACCTGTAGAACTGATGAAAAAATACAATGGTTGGGCAGATCGATGTCTCGTTGCTTTTTATGTCAACTACTCGGAAGTTATTTTTAAACGTTATAAAGATAAAGTGAAGTACTGGTTAACATTTAATGAAATTAACATGATTTTACACTTGCCATTTTTCGGCGGGGGTGTTGATGTCAGTGGTGCAGATAATCCGAAACAATTGACTTATCAAGCAGCACATCATCAATTGGTAGCATCAGCAAAAGTAACGAAATTAGCGCATGAAATTAATCCTGATTTTAAAATTGGATGTATGCTAGCTGCTGGACAAACATATCCAAACACGTGCGCGCCAGAAGATGTATGGCAAGCCGTTGAAAAAAATCGTGAGAACAACTTCTTTATTGATGTACAATCGCGCGGTGAATACCCAAGCTATTCAAAACGCTTCTTTGAAGATAATAACATTGTCTTAGATATTAAAGTAGGAGATTTAGAAGTGTTGAAAGCGCATCCGGTAGATTTTGTATCTTTTAGTTACTACTCGTCTCGCTTAACAAGTGCGGATCCAGCAGTAAATAAAGAAACGGAAGGAAATGTGTTTGCGACGTTGAAAAATCCTTATTTGAAAGCAAGCGAATGGGGTTGGCAAATTGATCCACTGGGGCTGCGCACAACAATGAATGAGGTGTACGATCGTTATCAAAAGCCATTGTTCGTCGTTGAAAATGGTTTAGGAGCAGTGGATACACCGACAGAAACTGGTGAAATTAATGATGATTACCGTATCGATTATTTAGAAGCACATGTGCGTGAAATGGGAGAGGCCATTAAAGATGGCGTTGAGTGTTGGGGCTACACACCATGGGGGTGTATTGACCTGGTGAGTGCTGGTTCTGGCGAGATGAAAAAACGTTATGGCTTCATCTATGTTGATCGCGATAATGACGGTGTAGGAACGTTAGCACGTTCTAAAAAAGCATCGTTCCATTGGTATAAAGATGTGATTGCAACAAATGGCGCAAAAGTATATAAAACAACAGAGGAGGATGCGTAA